A segment of the Panacibacter ginsenosidivorans genome:
ATAAGCCCTTGCCACGAAGATAGAAATGATCATTTACCCCATCTCCGTTTGGGGAGAATGTGTTGGGAACGAATATTACCTGATTGTTACAAAGTCCTGTAACTTTTATTTTATCAGTAACGGCGCAACCAAAGGCGTTATAAGCAGTGCCTGTATATTCTACTATTCTATTTCCTTTTGCCTGAGGTTGCGGACAATTGGTGCAAGTAAGGTCAGTTGGCGGTGCCCATTGCCATTTTACAACATCAGGCGAATTGGTTGTTTTAATAGTGTAAAAACTTCCTGCTGCTATAACAATGTTTGTATCAATAATATTAAACTGCGGGTTTGGAATAACCACTACAGTTACATATCCTGTATCTCTGAAACAATTTTTACTGTCGGTTCCGATTATAGTGTAGCTGGTAGTTAAAGACGGAGAGGCAATTGGGTTTGGAATATTTGCACTGCTTAAACCTGAAGCCGGAAACCAGTTATAAAGTTCTGATCCTGTAGCTATCAATTGTGTAAATTGACCATAACAAATACTATCGAGTGTTTTTTGAAAAGAAAGATTAATCATTGGTTTAACTTCAACGATAACAGAATCCAATGCAGTACAGCCTTCCTTATTCGTGCCCGTAACAAAATAATGCGTTGAGGAAAAGGGTTGAACAAACGGGTTTGTGCATGCAGTACAACTTAATGAAGGATCCGCATACCAATTGTAGCTATCAGCGCCCGTTGGTTTGAGAGATAAGCCTTTGCCATAACATAAAAAAGTGTCTACACCAGCATCAACAGTTGGCAAGGCTACTATCCTTACGATTCCTCTTGCCGTATCGGAGCAGCCTTGTTGCGAGCCTACAATAAGCATTGCATTATAAAGCCCTGGTTGGCTATATATATGCTGCTCATAGCTTTGGGACGATGTATCGCCATCGCCAAAAAACCAATGCCTGCCTAATTGCTGGCCCTGCGACTGATCAAAAAAAGAAACAGATGATAGGAAACAAGAAACAGTATCAATAATATTAATAGCAGCAACAGGTTTTGGGATTGCCGTTAACCCGTTTAGCTTTACAAGTGTATCACTGCAGCCAATCGCATCTTTTACTTTTAATTTTATTGTATAGATTCCGGTAACTGCATAATTATGTTTAAAAGGTGCTGACTGAAGCGAATCAAATTTACCATCACCATATTGCCATATCCATGTTGTAATGGGGTTATAGCCGTCATTAGTTGATAAATCTCTGAAATCTACATTGAAATTGGTGCATACAAAAGTATCAACAGCAAAAGACGCTAAGGGCCCATATACCTGGATGCCTGTATTATTTTTTATGGTATCAAAACACCCCAAAATGTTTCGCACTATTAATGAAGGATAAAAAATACCTGATCTTTTATAGGCATAGTTGCTTACCGGTAACTTGCTAAATGAAGCTATCGTCCCATCACCATAGTCCCATGCAAACCCATCAACAAAAGCAGGATTGTAATTGTCTGCTTTAAATCTTATGGTATCATATTTACAGGCATTTGGTTTGGAAATAAAAGAGTAAGTGGGGTGTTCATCAACAACACTGACCATAGCAGTATCTGTGTAATCACACGTATCTGCAATGGCATATAAACTTACAATATAAGTTCCTGGATTTTGATAGGTATGTGAAGGTTGCTTACTCGTGCTGCTGGTAGTTCCGTCTCCAAAATCCCAAACATAGCTTTTGGCGCCAAGAAATCTTGCCTGGAAATTTCTTGTATAAGGAGAATCACAATTAAAGGTGTAACGGATTCTGACAATAGGCGGCTTTATAAAAACATATTTTTTCTTTTCTATCGAATCAACACATCCATTGTTATAAGCTTTAAGTTTTACATTCATAAAACCAGTATCATCAAAATAATGTAATGGACCCGTTTTGGTACTGGTATCGCCATCTCCAAACTCCCAATAAAAGGAAGTGTAACTACCTTTCGTTTTATTATTAAAATTGATAGGTACAGAAGCACATACATTAAAAAGATTGGCAACAAAATCCGGTGTAGGTTTAGCCCCTACACTTACTGTATCAACTAATACCAAAGAATCAATGCAGCCTTTTGAATTTTGCACGGTTAGTTTCACACTAAAGATGCCATCCTTGTTGTAAGTATAAGTAGGGTTCTGCAAGTTAGAAACTGAACTATCTCCAAAATCCCACCACCAGTTTGTTATGGTTCCAGACACAGGATTTGAATAGTCTGTAAAGGATAAAGGAAAAGGCAGACAACCTTTTCCAGCAGACAAATCAAATTGTGCGATTGGCTTGGCATCTACAACTATATAATTTGTTTTTGTATTGTTGTCATTACCTGCATTATTTGTAACAGTTAGCGTTACTGTATAAGAGCCGGGAGCACTATAAACAATAGAAGGGTTTTGAATAATTGAAGTTTGCCCATTACCAAAATCCCAGAACCAGGTAGTAGGATTGCCGGAAGACTTATCTGAAAAAAAAGTCACTAACGATCCACATCCATGCGTTGCATTTACAGTGAAATCGGCTTTGGGTTGGGCGAATGTTCTTATGCTGGAACAAAAGAAAAAAAACACCCATAACAAGACATTATGGTTTATCGCTTTTTGCAATAGCTTATTTAATATACAGCTTAGTTAAAAAACCTATCATATACGTTTTCGAATAATTTTAATGAATTCATACTGCAAAGCGACTTCATTACATTCACTCTTTTATGTGGCACCTATTTAAACGGCTTGCAATAAATTCAATAAAATAATTCTTTAAGTATTGAATACCTATCGTATTACTTATGCAGGATAATAAAAAAATTACAACTGCATTTCCGGTACAACTACAGGCACTTTCAATCTGCCTTTTGTTTTTGCAACAATCTCTTCAACAGAAACACCCGGCGCTCTTTCTAT
Coding sequences within it:
- a CDS encoding PKD domain-containing protein, with amino-acid sequence MFFFFCSSIRTFAQPKADFTVNATHGCGSLVTFFSDKSSGNPTTWFWDFGNGQTSIIQNPSIVYSAPGSYTVTLTVTNNAGNDNNTKTNYIVVDAKPIAQFDLSAGKGCLPFPLSFTDYSNPVSGTITNWWWDFGDSSVSNLQNPTYTYNKDGIFSVKLTVQNSKGCIDSLVLVDTVSVGAKPTPDFVANLFNVCASVPINFNNKTKGSYTSFYWEFGDGDTSTKTGPLHYFDDTGFMNVKLKAYNNGCVDSIEKKKYVFIKPPIVRIRYTFNCDSPYTRNFQARFLGAKSYVWDFGDGTTSSTSKQPSHTYQNPGTYIVSLYAIADTCDYTDTAMVSVVDEHPTYSFISKPNACKYDTIRFKADNYNPAFVDGFAWDYGDGTIASFSKLPVSNYAYKRSGIFYPSLIVRNILGCFDTIKNNTGIQVYGPLASFAVDTFVCTNFNVDFRDLSTNDGYNPITTWIWQYGDGKFDSLQSAPFKHNYAVTGIYTIKLKVKDAIGCSDTLVKLNGLTAIPKPVAAINIIDTVSCFLSSVSFFDQSQGQQLGRHWFFGDGDTSSQSYEQHIYSQPGLYNAMLIVGSQQGCSDTARGIVRIVALPTVDAGVDTFLCYGKGLSLKPTGADSYNWYADPSLSCTACTNPFVQPFSSTHYFVTGTNKEGCTALDSVIVEVKPMINLSFQKTLDSICYGQFTQLIATGSELYNWFPASGLSSANIPNPIASPSLTTSYTIIGTDSKNCFRDTGYVTVVVIPNPQFNIIDTNIVIAAGSFYTIKTTNSPDVVKWQWAPPTDLTCTNCPQPQAKGNRIVEYTGTAYNAFGCAVTDKIKVTGLCNNQVIFVPNTFSPNGDGVNDHFYLRGKGLYIVKSMRIFSRWGQAVFQKLNFAADVESEGWDGTNYGKKLPSDVYIYYIEVMCNNGATITLRGDITLLL